Proteins from a single region of Chitinibacter bivalviorum:
- a CDS encoding porin encodes MKLKATFIAFTAAFVAMGAQADVMISGDVTGALKYDDIGSENANGVYLDGTIGLSGSHKVDSINGDLIWNAALGINTTNGTGSVDDWLTAKDLYVGARGNYGMLRLGRTMTPSYEAQDNLFTDTGLSWLAGDYGVGQGARVNNIVRYDSPVMAGFKVGAAYAFKNYSDDGAGDGTTYDVAAQYKWSGLQVDATYQQRNGVTEEVDTYGYVTNDSTFDSKTYYAGLRYEFQNGFGLTGGYKSNEYNPGTELKQDQWLAQASYKKDKHAVYLSYANLSNIEQNGVKQADSGAQAVAVRYNYSLDKNQIAFVEGRYVKNEANSAIGAGDNAMEYSGTPGQDTARLMTGVKVTF; translated from the coding sequence ATGAAATTGAAAGCAACGTTTATCGCCTTTACTGCTGCTTTTGTAGCAATGGGCGCTCAAGCCGACGTCATGATCAGTGGTGATGTGACTGGCGCGCTGAAATACGATGACATCGGTAGCGAAAATGCGAACGGTGTTTACCTTGACGGTACGATCGGTCTTTCAGGTTCGCATAAAGTTGATTCTATCAACGGCGACCTTATCTGGAATGCTGCGTTGGGTATCAATACCACGAACGGTACAGGTAGTGTGGATGACTGGCTGACTGCCAAAGACCTGTATGTGGGTGCGCGTGGCAACTACGGTATGTTGCGTCTGGGCCGCACGATGACGCCAAGTTATGAAGCGCAAGATAATCTGTTTACCGATACCGGTTTGAGCTGGTTGGCGGGTGATTATGGCGTGGGCCAAGGTGCGCGCGTGAACAATATCGTTCGCTACGATTCTCCGGTTATGGCTGGCTTTAAGGTTGGCGCAGCATATGCCTTCAAAAATTACAGTGATGATGGTGCGGGTGATGGCACAACTTACGACGTCGCTGCGCAATACAAATGGTCTGGCCTGCAAGTGGATGCAACTTACCAGCAACGTAACGGTGTAACTGAAGAAGTGGATACCTACGGTTATGTCACCAATGACAGTACCTTCGATAGCAAAACCTACTACGCTGGTCTGCGCTATGAATTCCAGAATGGCTTTGGTCTGACTGGCGGCTATAAGAGCAATGAATACAACCCAGGTACTGAGTTGAAACAGGATCAATGGTTGGCGCAAGCGAGCTACAAAAAAGATAAACACGCGGTGTATCTGAGCTACGCGAATTTGAGCAATATCGAGCAAAATGGTGTGAAACAAGCTGATTCAGGTGCGCAAGCAGTTGCAGTTCGTTATAACTACAGCCTCGATAAAAACCAGATTGCCTTTGTTGAAGGCCGTTACGTGAAGAATGAAGCCAATTCGGCAATTGGTGCCGGTGATAATGCAATGGAATACAGCGGTACTCCGGGTCAGGACACTGCGCGTCTGATGACGGGTGTGAAAGTAACGTTCTAA
- a CDS encoding pyrimidine 5'-nucleotidase, with the protein MPARHWIFDLDNTLHDASRHAFPVIDAAMTRWLQDNLQLSHQHANELRQHYWHRYGATLLGLRKHHPHLSPHSFLAACHPAETLRQHIHPMAQLKCTLAQLSGDKYLFTNGPLQYAEMMLEQLQITRYFSGIAAVDTVKLQPKPQTGAFLAMLRQFKLQAADCIMVEDSIDNLITAKKLGMKTVWLRPHYRQHPAADVVISKLSQLLQA; encoded by the coding sequence ATGCCCGCACGCCATTGGATTTTCGATCTCGACAATACCTTGCACGACGCCAGTCGCCACGCTTTTCCGGTGATTGATGCCGCCATGACCCGCTGGCTACAAGATAATCTGCAACTAAGCCACCAACACGCCAATGAGCTGCGCCAGCATTATTGGCACCGGTATGGCGCGACTTTATTGGGCTTACGCAAACACCATCCGCATCTGAGTCCACATAGTTTTCTCGCCGCGTGTCACCCCGCCGAAACGCTGCGCCAGCACATTCATCCGATGGCGCAACTGAAATGCACCTTGGCCCAACTGTCGGGCGATAAATATTTATTTACAAATGGTCCGCTTCAATACGCCGAAATGATGCTCGAGCAATTGCAAATTACCCGCTACTTCAGCGGTATTGCGGCCGTCGATACGGTCAAACTGCAACCAAAACCACAAACCGGCGCGTTTTTAGCCATGCTCAGGCAATTCAAATTGCAAGCGGCCGATTGCATCATGGTTGAAGACAGCATCGACAATCTGATTACCGCCAAAAAACTCGGCATGAAAACGGTTTGGCTGCGCCCACATTATCGGCAGCATCCCGCGGCAGATGTGGTGATTTCGAAACTGAGCCAATTACTGCAGGCATAA
- a CDS encoding IS30 family transposase, translating to MLKLTGRGAMRSPGAPSLRRETERLFWEQIATGITSEKAAEAVGVSQAVGTRWFRYRGGMPLFMSNHISGRYLSFAEREEIGLLQAQSVGVREIARRLGRSPSTVSRELTRNAATRSGRLEYRASVAQWKAELAAKRPKPAKLVTNLPLRHYVQERLEGKVHNADGLEIAGPRQAPFKGRNKPHRGDRKWVNGWSPEQIANRLQIDFPGDESMRISHEAIYQALYIQGRGALKRDLVSCLRTGRALRIPRARAQAKAWAHVSEDVMISNRPAEVEGRALPGHWEGDLIIGLNRSAIGTLVERSTRYTMLVHLPREEGYGLTPRVKNGPALAGYGAVTMANALKKTVTSLPAQLWRSLTWDRGKELSDHARFTIESGVKVFFADPHSPWQRGTNENTNGLLRQYFPKGTDLSRWSAQEIQAVANTLNTRPRKTLGWKTPIEALNEYLKSVQQTRVATTG from the coding sequence ATGCTGAAGTTGACGGGGCGTGGTGCGATGCGCTCGCCAGGCGCGCCATCACTTCGCCGAGAAACGGAGCGGTTATTTTGGGAACAGATTGCTACCGGAATCACAAGCGAAAAGGCAGCGGAGGCCGTTGGCGTATCGCAAGCAGTAGGAACACGCTGGTTCCGTTATCGCGGCGGGATGCCATTGTTTATGTCTAACCACATATCAGGAAGATACTTATCATTCGCTGAGCGAGAAGAAATTGGACTGCTCCAAGCGCAAAGTGTTGGTGTGCGTGAGATTGCTCGCCGCCTTGGGCGAAGTCCGTCGACAGTGTCTCGGGAGTTAACTCGTAACGCAGCAACTCGTAGTGGCCGACTCGAATATCGTGCTTCAGTCGCGCAGTGGAAGGCGGAACTGGCGGCTAAAAGACCGAAGCCAGCGAAACTGGTGACTAATCTGCCATTGCGCCACTACGTGCAAGAGCGCTTGGAGGGCAAGGTTCATAATGCTGATGGCCTTGAGATTGCAGGGCCTAGACAGGCGCCGTTCAAGGGACGAAATAAACCGCATCGCGGTGACCGTAAATGGGTCAATGGTTGGTCGCCTGAGCAGATTGCCAACCGGCTTCAAATCGACTTCCCGGGTGACGAATCTATGAGAATCTCCCACGAAGCCATATATCAGGCGCTCTACATACAGGGTCGAGGAGCTCTCAAGCGTGATCTGGTGAGTTGCCTGCGTACAGGGCGGGCGTTGCGTATACCGAGAGCCAGAGCGCAGGCCAAAGCGTGGGCACATGTTAGCGAAGACGTTATGATCTCTAATCGCCCTGCTGAGGTGGAGGGTCGTGCGCTACCAGGGCACTGGGAGGGAGACTTGATCATTGGTTTGAACCGATCCGCGATAGGGACGTTGGTCGAGCGATCAACTCGATACACCATGCTCGTACATCTGCCTCGCGAGGAGGGCTATGGGCTGACTCCGCGAGTGAAGAACGGCCCCGCACTTGCCGGCTATGGAGCCGTCACCATGGCCAATGCACTGAAGAAGACAGTGACTAGCCTACCTGCACAATTGTGGCGATCATTAACTTGGGATCGAGGGAAAGAGTTATCAGATCACGCCCGCTTTACTATTGAGTCAGGAGTAAAGGTCTTCTTTGCCGACCCTCACAGTCCATGGCAGCGCGGCACAAACGAGAATACGAATGGTCTTTTGCGACAATATTTCCCGAAAGGCACTGACTTATCGCGATGGAGTGCCCAAGAGATTCAAGCTGTAGCCAATACACTAAACACCCGGCCCCGAAAAACACTCGGTTGGAAAACACCTATCGAAGCACTGAATGAGTATCTGAAATCTGTTCAACAAACGCGTGTTGCGACGACCGGTTGA